ACATCACGTTCGAGAAGCGCAGGGCCGTGATCGACAGCGTCGGGTTCCAGCGCACGAGCTCGATCGCCAGCTGCTCCTCGAGGTGCTTCACGAGCGAGTAGACCGACTCGGGGCGGGCCGGGTACTCCTCGTCGACGGGCACGTACGGCGGCGGGACGTCGAAGGGGAGTCCCAGCACGGTCTCGCTCGACGCGTAGACGATCCGGTCGATTCCGAGCCGCGTGGCGGCCCAGAACACGTTGAAGGTGGTCGCCATGTTGTTGTGGAACGTGGCGACATCCGGCGCGAGACCGGGAGCAGGGATCGCGGCGAGGTGCACGAGGGCATCGAGGCCGTCGTGCGTGTCGCCCACTGCGGTGAGGGCGTCGACGACCTGCCCGTAGTCGGTCAGGTCCACGCGGACGAAGTCCGGAGCGCGCTCGCCGACGCGGTCCATGCCGATGACGTGGTGACCGGCCGCGCGCA
The Microbacterium sp. JZ31 genome window above contains:
- a CDS encoding NAD-dependent epimerase/dehydratase family protein, which translates into the protein MRIAVTGSSGKLGSVVARELRAAGHHVIGMDRVGERAPDFVRVDLTDYGQVVDALTAVGDTHDGLDALVHLAAIPAPGLAPDVATFHNNMATTFNVFWAATRLGIDRIVYASSETVLGLPFDVPPPYVPVDEEYPARPESVYSLVKHLEEQLAIELVRWNPTLSITALRFSNVMWPEDYAAFPYDADARERKWNLWGYIDARDGAHAVERALEVAPVGFDRFIIAAADTVTTRPNAELLAEVFPDVPIRAEGGRDGIGEHTTLLSIDKARRLLGYNPTHSWRDGR